The proteins below come from a single Candidatus Omnitrophota bacterium genomic window:
- a CDS encoding aspartate 1-decarboxylase yields MLRTLLKSKIHRAHVTEANLYYEGSITIDERLMQATDIIEGEKVEVLNLNNGQRLETYAIKGKGDSGVICLNGPAARGSCVGDEVVIVSYAIVDDKDAKAIKPKIITVNERNRIRD; encoded by the coding sequence ATGTTACGGACACTCTTAAAATCAAAGATACACCGTGCGCATGTTACAGAAGCAAATCTTTATTATGAAGGCAGCATCACTATCGATGAAAGGCTGATGCAGGCAACAGATATTATTGAGGGCGAAAAGGTGGAAGTGCTGAATCTGAATAACGGCCAGCGCCTGGAGACCTACGCTATCAAAGGCAAGGGGGATTCCGGCGTTATCTGTCTTAACGGCCCGGCCGCGCGGGGCTCATGCGTAGGCGATGAGGTCGTCATTGTCTCTTACGCCATAGTTGACGATAAGGATGCCAAGGCTATCAAACCAAAGATA
- a CDS encoding DJ-1/PfpI family protein has protein sequence MKRTLLALLLVVNYGLLAMGYAQERAVDMKKVVMIIPSTEFRDEELIETKNILERNGIEVKVASTTINQIEGMLGAKARPDILLTDIKIGDFSAIIFVGGSGAIQYYDDPLAHKLAQEALTQNKIVAAICIAPVTLARAGILKGRRATVFSSEAGELKSKGANYTARAVEKDGNIITASGPTAVAEFAQELVKALK, from the coding sequence GTGAAAAGAACCTTATTAGCTTTATTATTAGTTGTGAATTATGGATTGTTAGCAATGGGTTATGCCCAAGAGAGGGCGGTAGATATGAAAAAAGTAGTAATGATTATCCCTTCAACTGAGTTTAGAGACGAGGAACTCATAGAGACTAAAAATATCCTGGAAAGAAACGGCATAGAGGTTAAAGTTGCTTCTACGACCATTAACCAGATAGAAGGCATGTTGGGCGCAAAAGCCCGGCCTGATATTTTGCTTACCGACATAAAGATAGGGGATTTTTCCGCGATAATATTCGTAGGCGGCTCAGGCGCCATTCAATACTACGATGACCCGTTGGCGCACAAATTAGCCCAGGAGGCGCTTACCCAGAATAAAATTGTAGCTGCGATTTGCATTGCCCCGGTTACTTTAGCCAGGGCAGGCATTTTAAAAGGCAGGCGCGCTACGGTTTTTTCTTCCGAGGCAGGCGAGCTTAAATCAAAAGGCGCAAATTATACCGCAAGGGCAGTAGAAAAAGACGGAAATATTATTACCGCTTCTGGACCCACTGCGGTAGCTGAATTCGCGCAGGAATTAGTTAAGGCATTAAAATAA